A region from the Aegilops tauschii subsp. strangulata cultivar AL8/78 chromosome 5, Aet v6.0, whole genome shotgun sequence genome encodes:
- the LOC109772456 gene encoding adrenodoxin-like protein 1, mitochondrial isoform X2, which yields MLSRISRLGVHALSRARLGQKSVTSRNQEEPIRACMNYVGNRSLCSATEAKVNDRSEQPKAKISVTFVDKDGDETVINVPIGMSMLEAAHENDIELEGACEGSLACSTCHVIVTTTITNWKILKMRKTICWTLLLALQKHLALVAK from the exons ATGCTGTCAAGGATCTCCCGCCTCGGCGTCCACGCCCTGAGCCGGGCGAGGCTAG GTCAAAAGTCAGTAACTTCAAGGAATCAGGAAGAACCCATCAGAGCCTGTATGAACTATGTG GGTAATCGTTCTCTATGTTCCGCCACGGAAGCTAAAGTCAATGACAGGAGCGAACAGCCGAAAGCTAA GATATCTGTGACATTTGTTGATAAGGATGGCGATGAAACGGTTATCAATGTTCCGATTGGGATGTCAATGCTGGAAGCTGCTCATGAGAATGACATAGAACTTGAAG GAGCATGTGAGGGCTCTCTTGCATGTTCTACCTGTCATGTGATTGTAACG ACTACTATAACAAATTGGAAGATCCTGAAGATGAGGAAAACGATATGCTGGACCTTGCTTTTGGCCTTACAGAAAC ATCTCGCCTTGGTTGCCAAGTAA
- the LOC109772456 gene encoding uncharacterized protein isoform X1: MLSRISRLGVHALSRARLGQKSVTSRNQEEPIRACMNYVGNRSLCSATEAKVNDRSEQPKAKISVTFVDKDGDETVINVPIGMSMLEAAHENDIELEGACEGSLACSTCHVIVTDVDYYNKLEDPEDEENDMLDLAFGLTETSRLGCQVIASPELDGIRLALPAATRNFAVDGHVPKPH, translated from the exons ATGCTGTCAAGGATCTCCCGCCTCGGCGTCCACGCCCTGAGCCGGGCGAGGCTAG GTCAAAAGTCAGTAACTTCAAGGAATCAGGAAGAACCCATCAGAGCCTGTATGAACTATGTG GGTAATCGTTCTCTATGTTCCGCCACGGAAGCTAAAGTCAATGACAGGAGCGAACAGCCGAAAGCTAA GATATCTGTGACATTTGTTGATAAGGATGGCGATGAAACGGTTATCAATGTTCCGATTGGGATGTCAATGCTGGAAGCTGCTCATGAGAATGACATAGAACTTGAAG GAGCATGTGAGGGCTCTCTTGCATGTTCTACCTGTCATGTGATTGTAACG GACGTAGACTACTATAACAAATTGGAAGATCCTGAAGATGAGGAAAACGATATGCTGGACCTTGCTTTTGGCCTTACAGAAAC ATCTCGCCTTGGTTGCCAAGTAATTGCAAGCCCTGAACTTGATGGCATAAGATTAGCACTGCCAGCAGCTACCAGAAATTTTGCTGTTGATGGGCATGTCCCAAAACCACACTGA
- the LOC109772458 gene encoding dormancy-associated protein homolog 3: MGLLDQLWDDTVAGPRPDHGLGRLRKYASFSPSSAAAGTTAAVPSADVAAPAVTRSITILRPPALSVTSPRGESGSGSAPSSPASVPDSPFGTATTPRGESGWSKLRRKGRMAADGMEASPGTPRSPTVFDWVVISSLDR, translated from the exons ATGGGGCTTCTTGACCAGCTGTGGGACGACACGGTGGCCGGGCCGCGGCCGGACCACGGCCTCGGCAGGCTCCGCAAGTACGCCTCCTTCTCCCCGTCCTCCGCGGCGGCCGGCACGACCGCTGCCGTGCCGTCGGCCGACGTGGCGGCGCCGGCGGTGACGCGGAGCATCACCATCCTCCGCCCGCCGGCTCTGTCCGTGACGTCGCCGCGCGGCGAGTCCGGCTCCGGCTCCGCGCCCTCGTCCCCGGCCAGCGTCCCCGACTCCCCCTTCGGCACAG CAACGACACCCAGGGGAGAGAGTGGTTGGAGTAAGCTGCGCCGCAAAGGCAGGATGGCCGCCGACGGCATGGAGGCCAGCCCCGGCACCCCCAGGAGCCCCACCGTCTTCGACTG GGTGGTGATCAGTTCGCTCGACCGCTAA
- the LOC141022844 gene encoding uncharacterized protein translates to MPLRTTPPRPLTVRPRALHPALPRPLRIAPARAALAALTRAAQPAPPSILQTVDIRRLVPVVLDLAADNYTQWRRHFDTALGMFGLHDHVDADALHRPDDPEWVMADHAVVHWLSSTISPDLLDAVMQPKDTVVAVWAAVDAIFRANQLSRAVYIDAEYHALVQGDLTVMQYCTKLKVFTNQLRDLGQPVSEPRHVFHLLHGLNRQYHAAIPHITSRDPLPSFMETRSFLLLEELRADQAARHQNVHALVAARPAARAPPALIADPAPPPLAVGVVMGANVAVGTGGASSSARPQPPRPPPGYPAPAPGANSWTGLVQAWPVAWRAPGAGVFGPRPGTPHQQSMMAVPTAPPAHPAYCYGRAPVLRRPTSTHLLRLLPRSRNLRGTWRRFKRPCTALHPGHLRQAVPPTVSVEFDEFGFSVKDLRTRMTQFERPLLALQTDNGREFDNAATRSLLAAHGTVLSRVRAGLFRPNLRYARDYACVVDTAPPAGASPLPTSVRAALRDPNWLAAMRDEFTALVSNRTWELLPRPPRANLITGKWVYRHKTRADGSLERYKARWVVCGFRQRMGVDYGETFSPVVKPATIRTVLTIAASRRWPVHQLNVKNAFLHGDLREEVYCLQPAGFVDAAKPDHVCKLAKSLYGLKQVPRAWFLRFPGFVSTIGFRATRSDSSLFLYKSGTDAAFLLLYVDDIILTASSVALLHRIVSKLTGEFAMKDLGELHYFLGIRVTRSPSGFFLSQQQYADDILERGGMDTCKLVATPVDTKAKLPAADGPPVDDPTAYRSLAGALQYLTITRPELAYVVQQVCLHMHDPRAGHLALLKHTRRSTSGFCVYLGDALVSWSSKRQATLSRSSAEAEYRVVANAVAECVWLRQLLGELLCPLRSATLVFCDSISAVYLSSNPVHHQRTKHVELDIHFVHERVALGEFRILHVPTRQQFADVMIKGLPADIFREFRSSLCVSSSDVTTAGGMLPCFSEENATGSKETASKNVANY, encoded by the exons ATGCCGCTCCGGACGACGCCGCCGCGCCCACTGACGGTGCGCCCGCGGGCTCTCCACCCAGCGCTCCCGCGGCCTCTCCGCATCGCACCCGCTCGTGCCGCCCTGGCTGCTCTCACGCGCGCAGCCCAGCCCGCACCTCCCTCGATCCTCCAGACGGTTGACATCCGCCGTCTCGTCCCGGTGGTGCTCGATCTCGCCGCTGACAACTACACCCAGTGGCGCCGCCACTTCGACACTGCGCTGGGCATGTTCGGGCTCCACGACCACGTCGACGCCGACGCTCTACATCGCCCCGATGACCCCGAGTGGGTGATGGCCGATCACGCCGTCGTCCATTGGCTCTCCTCCACCATCTCGCCGGATCTTCTCGATGCGGTTATGCAGCCCAAGGACACGGTTGTCGCTGTCtgggccgccgtcgacgccatcTTCCGCGCGAATCAACTCTCGCGCGCCGTCTACATCGACGCGGAGTACCACGCCCTCGTGCAAGGGGATCTGACCGTCATGCAGTACTGCACCAAGCTCAAGGTCTTCACTAACCAGCTTCGTGATCTGGGCCAGCCGGTGTCCGAGCCGCGGCATGTCTTTCATCTGCTACACGGCCTGAACCGCCAGTACCACGCGGCCATTCCCCACATCACGTCGCGCGATCCTCTCCCCTCCTTTATGGAGACGCGCTCCTTCCTGCTCCTGGAGGAGCTTCGCGCTGATCAGGCTGCCCGCCACCAAAACGTCCACGCTCTCGTCGCCGCTCGTCCGGCCGCGCGTGCACCGCCTGCTCTGATCGCCGACCCGGCTCCTCCGCCACTGGCCGTGGGCGTGGTCATGGGCGCAAACGTGGCCGTGGGCACGGGGGGGGCCTCTAGCTCCGCTAGGCcacagccgccccgtcctccaccggGCTACCCTGCTCCTGCGCCGGGCGCGAACTCATGGACCGGCCTCGTCCAGGCCTGGCCGGTTGCCTGGCGTGCCCCTGGCGCCGGAGTTTTCGGGCCCCGTCCTGGTACTCCGCATCAACAATCCATGATGGCCGTGCCGACCGCACCACCTGCCCACCCCGCCTACTGTTACGGGAGGGCGCCGGTGCTCCGCCGCCCTACATCTAcgcacctgctccgcctcctcccccgcagCCGCAACCTGCGTGGGACATGGCGTCGCTTCAAGCGGCCCTGCACAGCGCTACATCCGGGCCATCTTCGTCAGGCAGTACCTCCGACTG TTTCAGTAGAATTTGATGAGTTTGGTTTTTCTGTGAAGGACCTCCGCACCCGGATG ACTCAATTCGAGCGCCCTCTCCTCGCCTTACAAACTGACAATGGCCGCGAGTTCGACAATGCTGCTACTCGCTCTCTCCTCGCTGCTCACGGCACT GTGTTGTCACGCGTGCGCGCCGGTCTCTTCCGACCTAACCTGCGCTATGCACGCGACTACGCATGTGTTGTCGACACCGCGCCGCCTGCCGGCGCCTCTCCACTTCCCACCTCGGTTCGCGCCGCGCTCCGCGATCCAAACTGGCTCGCCGCCATGCGCGACGAGTTCACTGCCCTTGTCAGCAACCGCACCTGGGAGCTGCTTCCCCGTCCGCCTCGTGCTAATCTCATCACGGGCAAATGGGTTTACCGCCACAAAACTCGCGCCGATGGCTCGCTCGAGCGGTACAAGGCCAGGTGGGTCGTCTGCGGTTTCCGTCAGCGCATGGGCGTCGACTACGGTGAGACTTTTTCGCCTGTTGTCAAGCCGGCGACCATCCGCACCGTTCTGACGATCGCTGCTTCCCGGCGCTGGCCTGTCCATCAACTCAACGTGAAGAACGCCTTTCTTCATGGCGATCTGCGCGAAGAGGTCTACTGCTTGCAACCTGCCGGCTTTGTTGATGCTGCCAAACCTGACCATGTCTGCAAGCTCGCCAAGTCTCTGTACGGTCTGAAACAGGTGCCACGAGCCTGGTTCCTGCGCTTCCCCGGCTTCGTCAGTACGATCGGCTTCCGCGCCACGCGCTCTGACAGCTCACTGTTCCTCTACAAGAGCGGCACGGACGCTGCCTTCTTGCTGTTGTATGTGGACGACATCATCCTCACCGCATCAAGTGTTGCCCTTCTCCACCGCATCGTCTCCAAGCTCACTGGCGAGTTCGCCATGAAAGACCTCGGCGAACTGCACTACTTTCTTGGCATCCGTGTCACTCGCTCGCCGTCGGGGTTCTTCCTCTCCCAGCAGCAATACGCGGACGACATCCTCGAGCGCggcggcatggacacatgcaagCTCGTCGCTACTCCGGTCGACACCAAGGCCAAGCTGCCCGCCGCCGACGGGCCGCCTGTCGATGACCCTACTGCATACCGCAGCCTGGCGGGCGCTCTGCAGTATCTCACGATCACGCGGCCCGAGCTGGCCTATGTTGTGCAACAAGTGTGTCTACACATGCACGACCCGCGGGCTGGGCACCTGGCTCTGCTCAAAC ATACGCGCCGCTCCACTTCTGGATTCTGCGTCTACCTCGGCGACGCCCTCGTCAGCTGGTCATCCAAGCGCCAAGCTACTCTGTCCCGCTCCAGCGCGGAAGCTGAGTACCGCGTCGTGGCGAATGCAGTCGCCGAGTGCGTCTGGCTCCGGCAGCTCCTCGGTGAGCTGCTCTGCCCGTTGCGCTCCGCCACACTGGTTTTCTGTGACAGCATCTCAGCTGTCTACCTCTCCAGCAACCCCGTTCATCACCAGCGCACGAAGCACGTCGAGCTCGACATCCACTTCGTCCACGAGCGCGTAGCGTTGGGCGAGTTCCGCATCCTGCATGTCCCCACGCGACAGCAGTTCGCCGACGTGATGATCAAGGGGCTGCCAGCAGACATCTTCAGAGAATTCCGCTCCAGTCTTTgcgtctcctcctccgacgtcacGACTGCGGGGGGT ATGTTGCCATGCTTCTCGGAAGAAAATGCAACGGGTTCTAAAGAAACTGCAAGCAAAAATGTTGCCAACTATTGA